Proteins encoded together in one Lathyrus oleraceus cultivar Zhongwan6 chromosome 5, CAAS_Psat_ZW6_1.0, whole genome shotgun sequence window:
- the LOC127086679 gene encoding uncharacterized protein LOC127086679 has translation MCSIKLMLILLISLTLSSPSLSSSSTSSHALIQQNNLSAYDLLMEYGFPMGLLPKGAIGYTLNRETGQFSVFFEKSCSFTIESYTLSYKSTISGVISENKLYKLKGISVKIVILWLSIVEVSRSGDDIDFSVGITSASFGAENFLECPQCGCGFDCDNDLRLNGDVSSI, from the coding sequence ATGTGTTCAATTAAATTGATGTTGATTTTGTTAATCTCTCTAACACTATCATCACCATCGTTGTCGTCGTCATCAACATCATCGCATGCATTGATTCAACAGAACAATCTATCAGCTTATGATCTTCTCATGGAATACGGTTTCCCGATGGGTCTTCTTCCGAAAGGCGCGATTGGGTACACGTTGAACAGAGAAACGGGGCAATTTTCAGTGTTCTTCGAAAAAAGTTGTAGTTTCACTATTGAAAGTTACACGCTTAGTTACAAGTCTACTATCTCTGGCGTGATTTCTGAGAATAAGCTTTATAAACTCAAGGGTATTTCCGTCAAGATTGTGATTTTGTGGCTCAGTATTGTGGAGGTTTCTCGGAGTGGTGATGATATTGATTTTTCTGTGGGTATTACTTCTGCTAGTTTTGGGGCTGAGAATTTCCTTGAATGCCCTCAGTGTGGATGCGGATTCGATTGCGATAATGATCTTCGTTTAAACGGTGACGTTTCTTCAATTTAG